DNA from Xanthomonas hyacinthi:
AGTCTTCTATGCGAGCGCGGCGACGTTCTGCGCGCGCCGCGTCTGGGCCCGCACCAATCGGTCCATCATGCGTAGCGACTTGTCGTCGAGCGCAAGCGCCGTGTCCACCCAGACCTCGGTGATTGCCATCAGTTCCTGCAATGGCACTTGTTGCGAGATGCGGCGCGCTGCGTTCATCGCGAGATAGGACAGCTTGCTGCGCCGCTGGGTGCGGATCAGCTCCTCGACCGCCGCCTTTCCCTCCCCCTTGGGCACCAGGATGTCGACCACCCCGAGTGCGTGCATCTGCTCGCTGCTGTAGACCGTTCCTTCCAGAATGATCTTCTCCGCCAATTGCGGCGATACGCGCTGGCACAGGAAGGAATAGGCGCCCATGCCTGGAAACAGCCCAAACAGTACCTCCGGCAAGCCCATGCCGACGCCTTCCTCCGCCACGATGGTGTGGCATGCCAGCGCCATCTCCAGGCCGCCGCCCAGGGCGTCGCCCTGCAGCAACGCGATGGTCCGTACTTCGCCGCCGAGGCCGGTATGCAGGGTAT
Protein-coding regions in this window:
- a CDS encoding crotonase/enoyl-CoA hydratase family protein yields the protein MNVDKRFFNPSFPTIRVESSADGNAYWMFMHNDAANGSRPCFRDDLLDDMWSLTDAITLSGGNALQRGQLRHFVLASDANVFNLGGDLELFTQLIRLRDRDSLLAYAKRCVEGVHTLHTGLGGEVRTIALLQGDALGGGLEMALACHTIVAEEGVGMGLPEVLFGLFPGMGAYSFLCQRVSPQLAEKIILEGTVYSSEQMHALGVVDILVPKGEGKAAVEELIRTQRRSKLSYLAMNAARRISQQVPLQELMAITEVWVDTALALDDKSLRMMDRLVRAQTRRAQNVAALA